Proteins from one Mauremys mutica isolate MM-2020 ecotype Southern chromosome 14, ASM2049712v1, whole genome shotgun sequence genomic window:
- the LOC123349568 gene encoding AFG3-like protein 1 isoform X4 — MAHRLASGTLVPPLAALWRGGCRTHTSVGRRDLPPIRQWLEAIRTPQQDYPGSIASAWQWLCSKPPKGFEKYFKKNGRSPGPAEDAHQTKGLPDPKDLGHGDGRGGGGKRGGKKEDSGWWRRVWKVDRLEVVNKQFVRVVLVPGVSSERSVWFNIGSVDTFERNLETAQLELGMEGAQQVAVIYARESDGTFLMSIVPTLLLVGFLLFTLRRRPMGAGRGGRGGGLFSVGETTAKILKDNIDVQFRDVAGCEEAKLEIMEFVNFLKNPKQYQDLGAKIPKGAVLTGPPGTGKTLLAKATAGEANVPFITVNGSEFLEMFVGVGPARVRDMFALARKHAPCILFIDEIDAVGRKRGRGNFGGQSEQENTLNQLLVEMDGFNSSTNVVVLAGTNRPDILDPALMRPGRFDRQIYIGPPDIKGRASIFKVHLRPLKLEESISRDALARRLAAWTPGFTGADISNVCNEAALIAARHLKPSVAEKHFEQAIERVIGGLEKKTQVLQPNERTTVAYHEAGHAVVGWFLEHADPLLKVSIIPRGKGLGYAQYLPKEQYLYTKEQLFDRMCMMLGGRVAEQLFFGRITTGAQDDLKKVTQSAYAQVVQFGMSDKLGQVSFDFLQQGELLTEKPYSEATAQLIDEEVRSLINSAYERTQELLTRCHNQVEKVGKRLLEKEVLEKADMVELLGPRPFAEKSTYEAFVEGTGSLDEDTSLPEGLKDWNCERDEERVQESTS; from the exons ATGGCTCATCGGCTCGCGTCGGGGACTCTGGTGCCGCCTCTCGCTGCCTTATGGCGAGGGGGCTGCCGGACGCACACATCGGTGGGGcgcagggacctgccgccgatccggcag TGGCTCGAGGCGATCCGCACCCCGCAGCAGGACTACCCAGGGAGCATAGCATCCGCTTGGCAATGGCTCTGCTCAAAACCACCCAAAG GCTTTGAGAAGTATTTTAAGAAGAATGGAAGAAGTCCCGGCCCAGCAGAGGATGCTCACCAGACTAAAG GCCTCCCTGATCCAAAAGATCTTGGTCATGGAGATGGCAGAGGAGGTGGCGGCAAGAGaggagggaagaaggaggattctGGGTGGTGGAGGCGCGTGTGGAAG gTGGACCGTCTGGAAGTGGTGAACAAACAGTTTGTGCGCGTGGTCCTCGTGCCGGGTGTGAGCTCGGAG AGGTCTGTCTGGTTTAACATCGGCAGCGTCGACACGTTTGAACGGAACCTGGAGActgcccagctggagctgggAATGGAAGGCGCCCAGCAGGTGGCAGTGATCTACGCCAGGGAGAGTGACGG CACATTCCTCATGAGCATAGTGCCCACTCTGCTGCTGGTTGGCTTCCTTCTGTTCACTCTGAGacgcaggccaatgggagctgggcgcGGAGGACGAGGGGGCGGGCTCTTCAGCGTCGGCGAGACAACGGCCAAGATCCTGAAAGACAACATTGACGTGCAGTTCCGAGACGTGGCCGGCTGCGAGGAAGCCAAGCTGGAGATCATGGAGTTCGTGAACTTCctgaaaaaccccaaacaatacCAAGACCTGGGCGCCAAGATCCCAAAG GGCGCTGTGCTCACGGGCCCGCCGGGCACTGGGAAAACCCTCCTGGCCAAAGCGACGGCGGGAGAAGCCAACGTTCCCTTCATCACGGTGAACGGCTCGGAGTTCCTGGAGATGTTTGTGGGTGTGGGGCCTGCTCGA GTTCGGGACATGTTTGCCTTGGCCCGCAAACACGCCCCCTGCATCCTGTTCATCGATGAGATCGACGCCGTCGGCCGGAAGCGGGGCCGGGGGAACTTCGGGGGGCAGAGTGAGCAGGAGAACACCCTGAACCAGCTGCTGGTCGAAATGGACG GGTTCAACTCCAGCACCAACGTGGTGGTGCTCGCAGGAACAAATCGCCCAGACATTCTGGACCCTGCGCTGATGAGACCAGGGCGCTTTGACCGTCAGATTTACATCG GTCCGCCTGATATCAAAGGCAGAGCATCCATCTTTAAGGTCCACCTCCGGCCCCTGAAACTGGAGGAAAGCATCAGCAGAGATGCCCTGGCCAGGAGATTGGCTGCGTGGACTCCAGGATTCACTG GTGCTGACATCTCCAACGTCTGCAACGAGGCTGCCTTGATTGCCGCTCGCCACTTGAAGCCCTCTGTCGCCGAGAAGCACTTTGAGCAGGCCATCGAGCGAGTCATCGGGG GTCTCGAGAAGAAGACCCAGGTTCTGCAGCCGAACGAGAGGACCACAGTGGCCTATCACGAAGCTGGGCATGCGGTGGTGGGATGGTTCCTGGAGCACGCTGATCCCCTGCTGAAG GTGTCGATCATCCCCAGGGGCAAGGGGCTTGGCTACGCGCAGTACCTGCCCAAGGAGCAGTACCTGTACACCAAGGAGCAGCTGTTCGATCGCATGTGCATGATGctgggtggcagggtggctgagcAGCTGTTCTTTGGGCGCATCACCACAGGCGCTCAGGACGACTTGAAGAAGGTGACGCAGAGCGCCTACGCCCAG GTCGTCCAGTTTGGGATGAGTGACAAGCTGGGCCAGGTCTCCTTCGACTTCCTGCAGCAGGGTGAGCTGCTCACAGAGAAACCATACAGCGAGGCGACGGCCCAGCTGATAGACGAGGAGGTCCGAAGCCTCATCAACTCTGCATACGAAAGAACCCAGGAGCTACTGACGCGGTGTCACAACCAGGTGGAGAAG GTAGGAAAGCGTCTCTTGGAGAAAGAAGTGCTGGAGAAAGCGGACATGGTTGAATTGCTGGGCCCCAGGCCCTTTGCAGAGAAATCCACCTATGAGGCGTTTGTAGAGGGCACCGGGAGCTTGGATGAAGACACCTCCCTCCCGGAGGGCCTGAAGGACTGGAACTGTGAGCGAGATGAGGAGAGAGTACAGGAGAGCACCTCCTAG
- the LOC123349568 gene encoding AFG3-like protein 1 isoform X2 — protein MAHRLASGTLVPPLAALWRGGCRTHTSVGRRDLPPIRQWLEAIRTPQQDYPGSIASAWQWLCSKPPKGFEKYFKKNGRSPGPAEDAHQTKGLPDPKDLGHGDGRGGGGKRGGKKEDSGWWRRVWKGEFPWDDKNFGYLAVMGAGAAVGFLYFFWQDPGREINWKHFVHYYLARGLVDRLEVVNKQFVRVVLVPGVSSERSVWFNIGSVDTFERNLETAQLELGMEGAQQVAVIYARESDGTFLMSIVPTLLLVGFLLFTLRRRPMGAGRGGRGGGLFSVGETTAKILKDNIDVQFRDVAGCEEAKLEIMEFVNFLKNPKQYQDLGAKIPKGAVLTGPPGTGKTLLAKATAGEANVPFITVNGSEFLEMFVGVGPARVRDMFALARKHAPCILFIDEIDAVGRKRGRGNFGGQSEQENTLNQLLVEMDGFNSSTNVVVLAGTNRPDILDPALMRPGRFDRQIYIGPPDIKGRASIFKVHLRPLKLEESISRDALARRLAAWTPGFTGADISNVCNEAALIAARHLKPSVAEKHFEQAIERVIGGLEKKTQVLQPNERTTVAYHEAGHAVVGWFLEHADPLLKVSIIPRGKGLGYAQYLPKEQYLYTKEQLFDRMCMMLGGRVAEQLFFGRITTGAQDDLKKVTQSAYAQVVQFGMSDKLGQVSFDFLQQGELLTEKPYSEATAQLIDEEVRSLINSAYERTQELLTRCHNQVEKVGKRLLEKEVLEKADMVELLGPRPFAEKSTYEAFVEGTGSLDEDTSLPEGLKDWNCERDEERVQESTS, from the exons ATGGCTCATCGGCTCGCGTCGGGGACTCTGGTGCCGCCTCTCGCTGCCTTATGGCGAGGGGGCTGCCGGACGCACACATCGGTGGGGcgcagggacctgccgccgatccggcag TGGCTCGAGGCGATCCGCACCCCGCAGCAGGACTACCCAGGGAGCATAGCATCCGCTTGGCAATGGCTCTGCTCAAAACCACCCAAAG GCTTTGAGAAGTATTTTAAGAAGAATGGAAGAAGTCCCGGCCCAGCAGAGGATGCTCACCAGACTAAAG GCCTCCCTGATCCAAAAGATCTTGGTCATGGAGATGGCAGAGGAGGTGGCGGCAAGAGaggagggaagaaggaggattctGGGTGGTGGAGGCGCGTGTGGAAG ggAGAGTTCCCCTGGGATGACAAGAACTTCGGCTACCTGGCTGTCATGGGGGCAGGCGCTGCCGTGGGATTCCTCTATTTTTTTTGGCAAGATCCTGGCAGAGAAATCAACTGGAAGCATTTTGTCCATTACTACTTGGCTAGAGGATTG gTGGACCGTCTGGAAGTGGTGAACAAACAGTTTGTGCGCGTGGTCCTCGTGCCGGGTGTGAGCTCGGAG AGGTCTGTCTGGTTTAACATCGGCAGCGTCGACACGTTTGAACGGAACCTGGAGActgcccagctggagctgggAATGGAAGGCGCCCAGCAGGTGGCAGTGATCTACGCCAGGGAGAGTGACGG CACATTCCTCATGAGCATAGTGCCCACTCTGCTGCTGGTTGGCTTCCTTCTGTTCACTCTGAGacgcaggccaatgggagctgggcgcGGAGGACGAGGGGGCGGGCTCTTCAGCGTCGGCGAGACAACGGCCAAGATCCTGAAAGACAACATTGACGTGCAGTTCCGAGACGTGGCCGGCTGCGAGGAAGCCAAGCTGGAGATCATGGAGTTCGTGAACTTCctgaaaaaccccaaacaatacCAAGACCTGGGCGCCAAGATCCCAAAG GGCGCTGTGCTCACGGGCCCGCCGGGCACTGGGAAAACCCTCCTGGCCAAAGCGACGGCGGGAGAAGCCAACGTTCCCTTCATCACGGTGAACGGCTCGGAGTTCCTGGAGATGTTTGTGGGTGTGGGGCCTGCTCGA GTTCGGGACATGTTTGCCTTGGCCCGCAAACACGCCCCCTGCATCCTGTTCATCGATGAGATCGACGCCGTCGGCCGGAAGCGGGGCCGGGGGAACTTCGGGGGGCAGAGTGAGCAGGAGAACACCCTGAACCAGCTGCTGGTCGAAATGGACG GGTTCAACTCCAGCACCAACGTGGTGGTGCTCGCAGGAACAAATCGCCCAGACATTCTGGACCCTGCGCTGATGAGACCAGGGCGCTTTGACCGTCAGATTTACATCG GTCCGCCTGATATCAAAGGCAGAGCATCCATCTTTAAGGTCCACCTCCGGCCCCTGAAACTGGAGGAAAGCATCAGCAGAGATGCCCTGGCCAGGAGATTGGCTGCGTGGACTCCAGGATTCACTG GTGCTGACATCTCCAACGTCTGCAACGAGGCTGCCTTGATTGCCGCTCGCCACTTGAAGCCCTCTGTCGCCGAGAAGCACTTTGAGCAGGCCATCGAGCGAGTCATCGGGG GTCTCGAGAAGAAGACCCAGGTTCTGCAGCCGAACGAGAGGACCACAGTGGCCTATCACGAAGCTGGGCATGCGGTGGTGGGATGGTTCCTGGAGCACGCTGATCCCCTGCTGAAG GTGTCGATCATCCCCAGGGGCAAGGGGCTTGGCTACGCGCAGTACCTGCCCAAGGAGCAGTACCTGTACACCAAGGAGCAGCTGTTCGATCGCATGTGCATGATGctgggtggcagggtggctgagcAGCTGTTCTTTGGGCGCATCACCACAGGCGCTCAGGACGACTTGAAGAAGGTGACGCAGAGCGCCTACGCCCAG GTCGTCCAGTTTGGGATGAGTGACAAGCTGGGCCAGGTCTCCTTCGACTTCCTGCAGCAGGGTGAGCTGCTCACAGAGAAACCATACAGCGAGGCGACGGCCCAGCTGATAGACGAGGAGGTCCGAAGCCTCATCAACTCTGCATACGAAAGAACCCAGGAGCTACTGACGCGGTGTCACAACCAGGTGGAGAAG GTAGGAAAGCGTCTCTTGGAGAAAGAAGTGCTGGAGAAAGCGGACATGGTTGAATTGCTGGGCCCCAGGCCCTTTGCAGAGAAATCCACCTATGAGGCGTTTGTAGAGGGCACCGGGAGCTTGGATGAAGACACCTCCCTCCCGGAGGGCCTGAAGGACTGGAACTGTGAGCGAGATGAGGAGAGAGTACAGGAGAGCACCTCCTAG
- the LOC123349568 gene encoding AFG3-like protein 1 isoform X3, with the protein MAHRLASGTLVPPLAALWRGGCRTHTSVGRRDLPPIRQWLEAIRTPQQDYPGSIASAWQWLCSKPPKGFEKYFKKNGRSPGPAEDAHQTKGLPDPKDLGHGDGRGGGGKRGGKKEDSGWWRRVWKVDRLEVVNKQFVRVVLVPGVSSEQRSVWFNIGSVDTFERNLETAQLELGMEGAQQVAVIYARESDGTFLMSIVPTLLLVGFLLFTLRRRPMGAGRGGRGGGLFSVGETTAKILKDNIDVQFRDVAGCEEAKLEIMEFVNFLKNPKQYQDLGAKIPKGAVLTGPPGTGKTLLAKATAGEANVPFITVNGSEFLEMFVGVGPARVRDMFALARKHAPCILFIDEIDAVGRKRGRGNFGGQSEQENTLNQLLVEMDGFNSSTNVVVLAGTNRPDILDPALMRPGRFDRQIYIGPPDIKGRASIFKVHLRPLKLEESISRDALARRLAAWTPGFTGADISNVCNEAALIAARHLKPSVAEKHFEQAIERVIGGLEKKTQVLQPNERTTVAYHEAGHAVVGWFLEHADPLLKVSIIPRGKGLGYAQYLPKEQYLYTKEQLFDRMCMMLGGRVAEQLFFGRITTGAQDDLKKVTQSAYAQVVQFGMSDKLGQVSFDFLQQGELLTEKPYSEATAQLIDEEVRSLINSAYERTQELLTRCHNQVEKVGKRLLEKEVLEKADMVELLGPRPFAEKSTYEAFVEGTGSLDEDTSLPEGLKDWNCERDEERVQESTS; encoded by the exons ATGGCTCATCGGCTCGCGTCGGGGACTCTGGTGCCGCCTCTCGCTGCCTTATGGCGAGGGGGCTGCCGGACGCACACATCGGTGGGGcgcagggacctgccgccgatccggcag TGGCTCGAGGCGATCCGCACCCCGCAGCAGGACTACCCAGGGAGCATAGCATCCGCTTGGCAATGGCTCTGCTCAAAACCACCCAAAG GCTTTGAGAAGTATTTTAAGAAGAATGGAAGAAGTCCCGGCCCAGCAGAGGATGCTCACCAGACTAAAG GCCTCCCTGATCCAAAAGATCTTGGTCATGGAGATGGCAGAGGAGGTGGCGGCAAGAGaggagggaagaaggaggattctGGGTGGTGGAGGCGCGTGTGGAAG gTGGACCGTCTGGAAGTGGTGAACAAACAGTTTGTGCGCGTGGTCCTCGTGCCGGGTGTGAGCTCGGAG CAGAGGTCTGTCTGGTTTAACATCGGCAGCGTCGACACGTTTGAACGGAACCTGGAGActgcccagctggagctgggAATGGAAGGCGCCCAGCAGGTGGCAGTGATCTACGCCAGGGAGAGTGACGG CACATTCCTCATGAGCATAGTGCCCACTCTGCTGCTGGTTGGCTTCCTTCTGTTCACTCTGAGacgcaggccaatgggagctgggcgcGGAGGACGAGGGGGCGGGCTCTTCAGCGTCGGCGAGACAACGGCCAAGATCCTGAAAGACAACATTGACGTGCAGTTCCGAGACGTGGCCGGCTGCGAGGAAGCCAAGCTGGAGATCATGGAGTTCGTGAACTTCctgaaaaaccccaaacaatacCAAGACCTGGGCGCCAAGATCCCAAAG GGCGCTGTGCTCACGGGCCCGCCGGGCACTGGGAAAACCCTCCTGGCCAAAGCGACGGCGGGAGAAGCCAACGTTCCCTTCATCACGGTGAACGGCTCGGAGTTCCTGGAGATGTTTGTGGGTGTGGGGCCTGCTCGA GTTCGGGACATGTTTGCCTTGGCCCGCAAACACGCCCCCTGCATCCTGTTCATCGATGAGATCGACGCCGTCGGCCGGAAGCGGGGCCGGGGGAACTTCGGGGGGCAGAGTGAGCAGGAGAACACCCTGAACCAGCTGCTGGTCGAAATGGACG GGTTCAACTCCAGCACCAACGTGGTGGTGCTCGCAGGAACAAATCGCCCAGACATTCTGGACCCTGCGCTGATGAGACCAGGGCGCTTTGACCGTCAGATTTACATCG GTCCGCCTGATATCAAAGGCAGAGCATCCATCTTTAAGGTCCACCTCCGGCCCCTGAAACTGGAGGAAAGCATCAGCAGAGATGCCCTGGCCAGGAGATTGGCTGCGTGGACTCCAGGATTCACTG GTGCTGACATCTCCAACGTCTGCAACGAGGCTGCCTTGATTGCCGCTCGCCACTTGAAGCCCTCTGTCGCCGAGAAGCACTTTGAGCAGGCCATCGAGCGAGTCATCGGGG GTCTCGAGAAGAAGACCCAGGTTCTGCAGCCGAACGAGAGGACCACAGTGGCCTATCACGAAGCTGGGCATGCGGTGGTGGGATGGTTCCTGGAGCACGCTGATCCCCTGCTGAAG GTGTCGATCATCCCCAGGGGCAAGGGGCTTGGCTACGCGCAGTACCTGCCCAAGGAGCAGTACCTGTACACCAAGGAGCAGCTGTTCGATCGCATGTGCATGATGctgggtggcagggtggctgagcAGCTGTTCTTTGGGCGCATCACCACAGGCGCTCAGGACGACTTGAAGAAGGTGACGCAGAGCGCCTACGCCCAG GTCGTCCAGTTTGGGATGAGTGACAAGCTGGGCCAGGTCTCCTTCGACTTCCTGCAGCAGGGTGAGCTGCTCACAGAGAAACCATACAGCGAGGCGACGGCCCAGCTGATAGACGAGGAGGTCCGAAGCCTCATCAACTCTGCATACGAAAGAACCCAGGAGCTACTGACGCGGTGTCACAACCAGGTGGAGAAG GTAGGAAAGCGTCTCTTGGAGAAAGAAGTGCTGGAGAAAGCGGACATGGTTGAATTGCTGGGCCCCAGGCCCTTTGCAGAGAAATCCACCTATGAGGCGTTTGTAGAGGGCACCGGGAGCTTGGATGAAGACACCTCCCTCCCGGAGGGCCTGAAGGACTGGAACTGTGAGCGAGATGAGGAGAGAGTACAGGAGAGCACCTCCTAG
- the LOC123349568 gene encoding AFG3-like protein 1 isoform X1, which yields MAHRLASGTLVPPLAALWRGGCRTHTSVGRRDLPPIRQWLEAIRTPQQDYPGSIASAWQWLCSKPPKGFEKYFKKNGRSPGPAEDAHQTKGLPDPKDLGHGDGRGGGGKRGGKKEDSGWWRRVWKGEFPWDDKNFGYLAVMGAGAAVGFLYFFWQDPGREINWKHFVHYYLARGLVDRLEVVNKQFVRVVLVPGVSSEQRSVWFNIGSVDTFERNLETAQLELGMEGAQQVAVIYARESDGTFLMSIVPTLLLVGFLLFTLRRRPMGAGRGGRGGGLFSVGETTAKILKDNIDVQFRDVAGCEEAKLEIMEFVNFLKNPKQYQDLGAKIPKGAVLTGPPGTGKTLLAKATAGEANVPFITVNGSEFLEMFVGVGPARVRDMFALARKHAPCILFIDEIDAVGRKRGRGNFGGQSEQENTLNQLLVEMDGFNSSTNVVVLAGTNRPDILDPALMRPGRFDRQIYIGPPDIKGRASIFKVHLRPLKLEESISRDALARRLAAWTPGFTGADISNVCNEAALIAARHLKPSVAEKHFEQAIERVIGGLEKKTQVLQPNERTTVAYHEAGHAVVGWFLEHADPLLKVSIIPRGKGLGYAQYLPKEQYLYTKEQLFDRMCMMLGGRVAEQLFFGRITTGAQDDLKKVTQSAYAQVVQFGMSDKLGQVSFDFLQQGELLTEKPYSEATAQLIDEEVRSLINSAYERTQELLTRCHNQVEKVGKRLLEKEVLEKADMVELLGPRPFAEKSTYEAFVEGTGSLDEDTSLPEGLKDWNCERDEERVQESTS from the exons ATGGCTCATCGGCTCGCGTCGGGGACTCTGGTGCCGCCTCTCGCTGCCTTATGGCGAGGGGGCTGCCGGACGCACACATCGGTGGGGcgcagggacctgccgccgatccggcag TGGCTCGAGGCGATCCGCACCCCGCAGCAGGACTACCCAGGGAGCATAGCATCCGCTTGGCAATGGCTCTGCTCAAAACCACCCAAAG GCTTTGAGAAGTATTTTAAGAAGAATGGAAGAAGTCCCGGCCCAGCAGAGGATGCTCACCAGACTAAAG GCCTCCCTGATCCAAAAGATCTTGGTCATGGAGATGGCAGAGGAGGTGGCGGCAAGAGaggagggaagaaggaggattctGGGTGGTGGAGGCGCGTGTGGAAG ggAGAGTTCCCCTGGGATGACAAGAACTTCGGCTACCTGGCTGTCATGGGGGCAGGCGCTGCCGTGGGATTCCTCTATTTTTTTTGGCAAGATCCTGGCAGAGAAATCAACTGGAAGCATTTTGTCCATTACTACTTGGCTAGAGGATTG gTGGACCGTCTGGAAGTGGTGAACAAACAGTTTGTGCGCGTGGTCCTCGTGCCGGGTGTGAGCTCGGAG CAGAGGTCTGTCTGGTTTAACATCGGCAGCGTCGACACGTTTGAACGGAACCTGGAGActgcccagctggagctgggAATGGAAGGCGCCCAGCAGGTGGCAGTGATCTACGCCAGGGAGAGTGACGG CACATTCCTCATGAGCATAGTGCCCACTCTGCTGCTGGTTGGCTTCCTTCTGTTCACTCTGAGacgcaggccaatgggagctgggcgcGGAGGACGAGGGGGCGGGCTCTTCAGCGTCGGCGAGACAACGGCCAAGATCCTGAAAGACAACATTGACGTGCAGTTCCGAGACGTGGCCGGCTGCGAGGAAGCCAAGCTGGAGATCATGGAGTTCGTGAACTTCctgaaaaaccccaaacaatacCAAGACCTGGGCGCCAAGATCCCAAAG GGCGCTGTGCTCACGGGCCCGCCGGGCACTGGGAAAACCCTCCTGGCCAAAGCGACGGCGGGAGAAGCCAACGTTCCCTTCATCACGGTGAACGGCTCGGAGTTCCTGGAGATGTTTGTGGGTGTGGGGCCTGCTCGA GTTCGGGACATGTTTGCCTTGGCCCGCAAACACGCCCCCTGCATCCTGTTCATCGATGAGATCGACGCCGTCGGCCGGAAGCGGGGCCGGGGGAACTTCGGGGGGCAGAGTGAGCAGGAGAACACCCTGAACCAGCTGCTGGTCGAAATGGACG GGTTCAACTCCAGCACCAACGTGGTGGTGCTCGCAGGAACAAATCGCCCAGACATTCTGGACCCTGCGCTGATGAGACCAGGGCGCTTTGACCGTCAGATTTACATCG GTCCGCCTGATATCAAAGGCAGAGCATCCATCTTTAAGGTCCACCTCCGGCCCCTGAAACTGGAGGAAAGCATCAGCAGAGATGCCCTGGCCAGGAGATTGGCTGCGTGGACTCCAGGATTCACTG GTGCTGACATCTCCAACGTCTGCAACGAGGCTGCCTTGATTGCCGCTCGCCACTTGAAGCCCTCTGTCGCCGAGAAGCACTTTGAGCAGGCCATCGAGCGAGTCATCGGGG GTCTCGAGAAGAAGACCCAGGTTCTGCAGCCGAACGAGAGGACCACAGTGGCCTATCACGAAGCTGGGCATGCGGTGGTGGGATGGTTCCTGGAGCACGCTGATCCCCTGCTGAAG GTGTCGATCATCCCCAGGGGCAAGGGGCTTGGCTACGCGCAGTACCTGCCCAAGGAGCAGTACCTGTACACCAAGGAGCAGCTGTTCGATCGCATGTGCATGATGctgggtggcagggtggctgagcAGCTGTTCTTTGGGCGCATCACCACAGGCGCTCAGGACGACTTGAAGAAGGTGACGCAGAGCGCCTACGCCCAG GTCGTCCAGTTTGGGATGAGTGACAAGCTGGGCCAGGTCTCCTTCGACTTCCTGCAGCAGGGTGAGCTGCTCACAGAGAAACCATACAGCGAGGCGACGGCCCAGCTGATAGACGAGGAGGTCCGAAGCCTCATCAACTCTGCATACGAAAGAACCCAGGAGCTACTGACGCGGTGTCACAACCAGGTGGAGAAG GTAGGAAAGCGTCTCTTGGAGAAAGAAGTGCTGGAGAAAGCGGACATGGTTGAATTGCTGGGCCCCAGGCCCTTTGCAGAGAAATCCACCTATGAGGCGTTTGTAGAGGGCACCGGGAGCTTGGATGAAGACACCTCCCTCCCGGAGGGCCTGAAGGACTGGAACTGTGAGCGAGATGAGGAGAGAGTACAGGAGAGCACCTCCTAG